One genomic segment of Aquipluma nitroreducens includes these proteins:
- the asnB gene encoding asparagine synthase B: MCGFVGVFDLKVPAQELRPQVLKMSKKIRHRGPDWSGIFSCDKAILSHERLSIVDPESGQQPLYSKDGKLVLAVNGEIYNHLEIRERLADSYEFLTHSDCEVILALYREKGPNFLEDLNGIFAFCLYDMEKDVYLVARDHIGIIPMYQGWDKSGNYYVASELKALEGYCSIIEEFLPGKYLYSPDGEVKTWYEREWTSYDTVKDNGFDIDELRTALENAVHRQLMSDVPYGVLLSGGLDSSVISAIAKKYAAYRIESQGSETAYWPQLHSFAVGLVGSPDLAAAQKVADHIGTIHHQIHFTVQEGLDAIRDVIYHLETYDVTTVRASTPMYLLSRVIKSMGVKMVLSGEGADEVFGGYLYFHKAPNAQAFHEETVRKLSKLHLYDCLRANKSLAAWGVEGRVPFLDKEFLDVAMRINPEEKMAKNGRMEKWVIRKAFEDYLPESVVWRQKEQFSDGVGYNWIDSLKAMVAEKVTDEMMNTAKFRFPINTPMSKEEYFYRSIFTEHFPSDSAASCVPSVPSIACSTPIALEWDASFKNNADPSGRSVGSVHLEGYESK; this comes from the coding sequence ATGTGTGGATTTGTAGGTGTATTTGATTTGAAGGTACCAGCCCAGGAGTTGCGTCCTCAGGTTTTAAAGATGTCAAAGAAAATTCGTCATCGTGGTCCGGATTGGTCAGGTATTTTTTCATGTGACAAGGCAATTCTTTCTCATGAACGTTTGTCGATCGTTGACCCGGAATCAGGTCAGCAACCCTTGTACAGTAAAGATGGTAAATTAGTATTGGCCGTGAATGGCGAAATATATAATCACCTTGAAATTAGGGAACGACTCGCGGACTCGTATGAGTTTTTGACTCATTCCGACTGTGAAGTGATTCTGGCTTTGTATCGCGAAAAAGGTCCGAACTTTTTGGAAGACCTGAATGGTATTTTCGCTTTTTGTTTATACGATATGGAAAAGGACGTCTACCTGGTAGCACGTGATCATATTGGCATTATTCCGATGTATCAGGGATGGGATAAATCTGGAAATTATTATGTAGCATCTGAATTGAAAGCACTGGAAGGATATTGCAGTATCATTGAAGAGTTTTTGCCGGGTAAATATCTGTATAGTCCTGATGGCGAAGTGAAAACTTGGTATGAGCGTGAATGGACCTCCTACGATACTGTGAAAGACAATGGTTTTGATATTGACGAGTTGCGTACAGCGCTCGAAAATGCAGTTCATCGTCAGTTAATGTCCGATGTTCCTTATGGCGTTTTGCTTTCCGGAGGACTTGATTCCTCGGTTATTTCAGCTATTGCCAAAAAATATGCGGCTTACCGCATCGAGTCGCAAGGTTCGGAAACCGCTTACTGGCCCCAGCTACATTCGTTTGCTGTTGGATTGGTTGGTTCTCCCGATTTAGCTGCTGCTCAAAAAGTAGCCGACCATATCGGAACTATTCATCACCAGATTCATTTTACTGTTCAGGAAGGTTTGGATGCTATTCGTGACGTGATTTATCACCTCGAAACTTACGATGTGACAACTGTTCGCGCATCTACTCCAATGTACCTTCTTTCACGCGTCATTAAGTCGATGGGCGTAAAAATGGTGCTTTCAGGAGAAGGTGCTGACGAAGTTTTTGGTGGTTACCTCTACTTTCATAAAGCGCCAAATGCACAGGCATTCCACGAAGAAACAGTTCGTAAATTGAGCAAATTGCATTTGTACGATTGTTTGCGTGCCAACAAATCATTGGCTGCATGGGGAGTCGAAGGTCGTGTACCGTTCCTCGATAAAGAATTTTTGGATGTGGCCATGCGCATTAATCCGGAAGAAAAAATGGCTAAAAATGGCCGGATGGAAAAATGGGTCATCCGTAAAGCTTTTGAAGATTATTTGCCCGAGAGTGTTGTTTGGCGCCAGAAAGAGCAATTCTCTGACGGAGTGGGTTACAACTGGATTGACTCACTAAAAGCCATGGTTGCCGAGAAAGTAACCGATGAAATGATGAATACTGCTAAATTCCGTTTCCCTATAAATACCCCAATGTCGAAGGAAGAGTATTTCTATCGTTCAATATTTACTGAACATTTTCCTTCCGATTCGGCAGCCAGCTGTGTGCCTTCGGTACCTTCAATTGCTTGCAGCACTCCAATTGCCTTGGAATGGGATGCCAGTTTCAAGAATAATGCCGATCCTTCAGGCCGTTCGGTAGGAAGTGTGCATTTAGAAGGATACGAAAGTAAATAA
- a CDS encoding S41 family peptidase, translated as MKKFKHLPTIIVLLIIALSFGCNENDLNFANGSTGSRANSTIKAEAPIVTQEVNNFIKDAMTDVYLWYNYLPTIDTKYETDSKAYFEKLLYKDDKWSYITDNVSEWENSLNGIEKSYGYSLTFGGFIDANGAYTGNYFAIVEYVYPNTPAQRAGLERGSIITQVNGSNITKDNYTDLLSGENVSVTKGELTTSGIKNSGTLSMTAEVLNLDPVIMYKVIEKDGHKIGYLFYAQFISNFNGSLQTALDYFRTNQITDLVVDMRYNPGGQISAAQYLCSSIAPLGNVTGSKTLVTFQWNDKYQEYWVANKVTDQTTVTFDNSVPVKLGLSKVTILTGPGTASAAELTITGLKPYMNVTMVGDTTYGKYTASITLKPEDFYTNASEYADFKNWGLQPIVLRYANSEGVTNFVNGFAPDDLVYDELLPAQPLGDLSEPLLKKAVENITGVPILALKSALPKFKLKEFDRGFSKFDPIKRNMPIDFKKDFLKQ; from the coding sequence ATGAAAAAATTTAAACACCTACCAACAATCATCGTGTTACTAATTATAGCATTGTCCTTCGGGTGTAATGAAAATGACTTAAATTTTGCAAATGGGAGTACAGGCTCAAGGGCAAACTCAACGATTAAAGCAGAAGCTCCTATTGTTACTCAAGAGGTGAATAACTTCATCAAAGATGCAATGACTGATGTTTATTTATGGTATAATTATTTGCCAACAATTGACACCAAATATGAAACTGACTCAAAGGCGTATTTTGAAAAATTGTTGTATAAAGATGACAAATGGTCCTATATAACCGATAATGTTTCTGAGTGGGAAAATAGCCTAAATGGAATTGAAAAAAGTTACGGTTACTCTTTGACGTTTGGTGGCTTTATTGATGCAAATGGAGCATATACCGGCAATTACTTTGCAATAGTTGAATATGTGTATCCAAATACTCCGGCACAACGTGCGGGGCTCGAACGCGGAAGCATAATTACCCAGGTAAACGGAAGTAACATTACTAAAGACAATTACACCGACCTGCTGAGTGGTGAAAATGTTTCGGTTACCAAGGGAGAACTAACCACTTCAGGGATCAAAAATTCGGGTACTCTTTCCATGACTGCCGAAGTGCTAAATTTAGATCCGGTTATTATGTATAAAGTCATCGAAAAAGATGGCCACAAGATCGGCTATTTATTTTATGCTCAATTTATTTCTAATTTCAATGGAAGTTTGCAAACTGCATTAGACTATTTTAGGACAAACCAAATAACAGATTTAGTAGTTGATATGCGCTATAATCCCGGTGGACAAATCTCAGCTGCTCAATACCTTTGCAGTTCAATTGCTCCACTTGGCAATGTTACCGGATCAAAAACGCTGGTAACTTTCCAATGGAATGATAAGTACCAGGAATATTGGGTGGCAAATAAAGTAACCGATCAAACAACCGTCACTTTTGATAATTCGGTTCCTGTAAAACTTGGATTGAGCAAGGTAACTATTCTGACCGGACCAGGAACCGCTAGTGCAGCTGAATTAACCATTACAGGTCTAAAACCATACATGAACGTGACAATGGTTGGCGACACAACTTATGGAAAATATACCGCTTCAATCACCTTAAAACCTGAAGATTTTTACACCAACGCTTCGGAATATGCCGATTTTAAAAATTGGGGATTACAGCCTATTGTGTTAAGATATGCAAACTCTGAAGGTGTTACCAATTTTGTGAATGGTTTTGCTCCGGATGATTTGGTTTACGATGAATTGTTGCCAGCCCAGCCTTTGGGAGATTTATCAGAACCGCTACTCAAAAAAGCTGTCGAAAACATTACCGGCGTTCCAATATTAGCGCTTAAAAGCGCCTTGCCAAAGTTTAAACTGAAAGAGTTTGACCGTGGATTCTCAAAATTTGATCCCATAAAGCGCAATATGCCAATTGACTTCAAAAAGGATTTTCTAAAACAATAA
- a CDS encoding DMT family transporter, with protein sequence MGHYFGEIAALLTAVFWMVTSLSFESAGKKVGSLSVNLIRLVLAFTVYCVLNYFRRGMILPFDAGTERWAWLALSGIVGFVFGDLFLFQAYVIIGARISMLIMALAPPIAAFSGWLILGEVLSPMNWFGMFVTLAGISIVILKREKQDADLTKKRKITTNYSFKGILLAFGGAVGQGVGLVLSKKGMGDYDAFAASHIRVITGMIGFAIIILVTKRYGNVWKAIRHKPAMNRIALGSFFGPFLGVSFSLIAIQHTQSGIAASIMSIVPVLIIPPAIVLFHEKVNWKEILGAVITVGGVAIFFL encoded by the coding sequence ATGGGACATTATTTTGGCGAAATCGCCGCACTGTTGACAGCCGTTTTCTGGATGGTTACCAGTCTGTCGTTTGAGTCGGCAGGGAAGAAAGTTGGCTCGTTATCGGTTAACTTAATTCGTTTGGTACTTGCTTTTACTGTATACTGTGTCCTGAATTATTTCAGGAGAGGAATGATTTTACCCTTCGATGCCGGCACCGAACGTTGGGCATGGCTGGCGCTTTCGGGGATAGTCGGATTTGTATTTGGCGATTTGTTCCTCTTTCAGGCCTATGTAATTATTGGTGCACGAATTTCGATGCTTATTATGGCTTTGGCTCCTCCGATTGCGGCATTTTCGGGCTGGTTGATTCTTGGCGAAGTGCTTAGCCCCATGAACTGGTTTGGAATGTTTGTCACTCTGGCTGGTATATCCATTGTTATTCTGAAACGTGAAAAGCAAGACGCTGATTTGACTAAAAAACGAAAGATTACCACCAACTATAGCTTTAAAGGAATTTTACTTGCATTTGGTGGTGCCGTTGGGCAGGGCGTTGGTTTGGTTTTGAGTAAAAAGGGAATGGGTGACTACGATGCCTTTGCTGCTTCACACATTCGGGTTATTACCGGAATGATTGGTTTTGCCATTATAATTCTGGTTACCAAACGGTATGGTAATGTTTGGAAAGCTATTCGGCATAAACCAGCCATGAATCGAATTGCACTGGGCTCGTTTTTTGGGCCATTTTTGGGTGTTTCTTTTTCCTTAATTGCCATTCAGCACACTCAGTCTGGAATTGCTGCGAGCATTATGTCAATAGTTCCAGTACTCATAATTCCTCCGGCAATTGTTTTGTTTCACGAAAAGGTGAACTGGAAAGAAATACTTGGCGCTGTGATTACTGTTGGGGGTGTTGCTATTTTCTTTTTATAA
- a CDS encoding CotH kinase family protein, which produces MKTISRLLCVIVISFLSTAAYSQVSGISSSNLPLIVINTKGNTIIDASKIPATMKIIYNGVGQANRPTDVGNIYSGDIGIEIRGTYSATLPQKPYGFETRGLNGANLNVSLLGMPAENDWILLANYNDKTFMRNSLAYELSRKMGHYAARTRLVEVIIENYYKNYEGVYLLMEKIKQDKGRVNIAKLTNLDISGDDVTGGYIFKIDYFNQSNSWQSNYRPIDHPEKAVYYVFHDPDVNELFWLQEEYLKTAVNSFESVLYGSNFKDSEKGYPAWIDVNSFIDYFIINEVARNVDGFKKSVYFFKDKDSKGGKINAGPVWDFDWAWKNIWDCSTFQATDGSGWSHRINDCLNTPPYSNGWIIRLLQDENFANALNKRYFELRKSYLSFEYLNSYIDSVQNLVNEAQVRHYTKWPILSSNVGAPEVDFRPTTYAGEVNKFKNWIQTRLTWLDGHMLGQSITGVDKFETAFSYRIFPNPAKDLVYLESSSEIISLDIFNSNGKCILNKTGLSAFSTKLDVSGFSPGIYVVHLKTKGNQIINSKLVIR; this is translated from the coding sequence ATGAAAACGATTTCTCGCTTGCTTTGTGTTATCGTTATATCTTTTCTTAGCACAGCTGCATATTCTCAGGTTTCCGGAATCAGTTCTTCTAACCTACCCCTTATCGTTATTAACACCAAAGGGAACACAATAATTGATGCGTCCAAGATTCCTGCAACCATGAAGATCATATACAATGGTGTCGGTCAAGCCAATCGGCCAACAGATGTTGGGAATATTTACAGCGGAGATATTGGGATAGAAATCCGGGGAACTTACTCAGCCACACTTCCTCAGAAACCGTACGGCTTTGAAACCAGAGGTTTAAATGGAGCCAACCTTAACGTTTCGCTTTTGGGAATGCCTGCCGAAAACGACTGGATTTTACTTGCAAATTACAACGATAAAACATTTATGCGCAACTCTCTTGCCTACGAATTGTCAAGAAAAATGGGGCATTATGCCGCACGCACCAGATTGGTTGAAGTAATTATTGAAAACTACTACAAGAACTATGAGGGCGTATACCTTCTGATGGAAAAAATCAAACAAGATAAAGGCCGGGTTAACATTGCCAAATTAACCAATCTTGATATTTCAGGTGATGATGTTACCGGCGGTTATATTTTTAAGATTGATTATTTCAACCAAAGCAATAGTTGGCAAAGCAACTACCGCCCCATTGATCATCCTGAAAAAGCTGTATATTATGTATTCCATGACCCGGATGTAAATGAATTGTTCTGGCTACAGGAAGAGTATCTGAAAACCGCGGTTAATTCATTCGAATCAGTTTTGTATGGTTCTAATTTTAAAGATTCAGAAAAAGGATACCCAGCATGGATTGATGTGAATTCGTTTATTGACTATTTCATTATCAACGAAGTAGCACGAAATGTCGATGGGTTTAAAAAGAGTGTTTATTTTTTCAAGGACAAAGACAGTAAAGGTGGCAAAATTAATGCCGGACCAGTTTGGGATTTCGACTGGGCGTGGAAAAACATTTGGGATTGTTCCACATTTCAGGCAACTGACGGATCAGGCTGGAGTCATCGAATTAACGATTGCCTCAACACTCCACCTTATTCAAACGGATGGATAATTCGATTACTGCAGGATGAGAATTTTGCCAATGCCTTGAATAAACGATATTTTGAACTGCGAAAATCCTACCTGAGTTTTGAATACCTGAACTCATATATTGATTCAGTTCAAAATCTTGTCAATGAAGCGCAAGTTCGACATTATACCAAATGGCCAATTTTGAGCTCTAATGTTGGCGCTCCTGAAGTTGATTTTAGGCCAACAACCTATGCTGGAGAAGTAAATAAATTTAAAAATTGGATACAAACCCGACTAACCTGGCTGGATGGCCATATGTTGGGTCAATCGATAACCGGTGTCGACAAATTTGAAACAGCCTTTAGTTATCGCATCTTTCCAAATCCTGCTAAAGATTTGGTTTACCTGGAATCCTCCTCAGAAATTATTAGTCTTGATATTTTCAACAGCAATGGGAAATGTATACTTAATAAAACTGGATTGTCTGCTTTCTCAACAAAATTGGATGTTTCTGGATTCTCTCCTGGAATCTATGTGGTGCACCTTAAAACCAAGGGAAATCAAATCATAAATTCTAAATTAGTTATCAGGTAA
- a CDS encoding MgtC/SapB family protein translates to MEILNHIPEGFTKFILVLIFSLLIGLEQRRHHINESEDQLFGTDRTFTFIGLLAYVLFIADQVNYIPFLIGFVLIGILLGIQYNHKISQNGKYGLTSTILALLTYCIPIMVFTQPVWLVLLFIVAILILTELKSHFITITKKASEEEFITLAKFITFSGVILPLLPETNISAQIPISPYHLWLSIVVVSGISYCSYLLKKFVFPDSGIMLTGLLGGIYSSTATTVILARKEKQGLAGSQTVSAIMIANGMMYLRILFLAFIFNGPVAKLLTIPFLSMFLVSFILSKLSSKKKSNRLADPDSENNLASTKNPLEFKTAAIFGILFVVFALITDFVMKTYGSTGITSLAYMVGITDIDPFLLNLLQQKDGIGQMTVVLAIINATNSNNLLKMIYAISLGSINIRRSLIVNFSILIGAGMLISIIYYIL, encoded by the coding sequence ATGGAGATTTTGAATCACATACCTGAAGGCTTCACCAAATTCATTTTGGTACTGATCTTTTCCTTACTTATAGGTCTGGAACAAAGGCGGCACCACATTAATGAAAGTGAAGATCAGCTTTTTGGTACAGATCGAACATTTACGTTTATCGGCTTGCTTGCCTATGTATTATTTATTGCTGACCAGGTAAACTACATCCCCTTTCTGATTGGATTTGTTTTAATCGGAATTTTACTCGGAATCCAGTACAATCATAAGATCAGTCAAAATGGGAAATATGGACTAACCAGTACCATTCTTGCACTTCTAACTTATTGTATCCCCATCATGGTTTTCACGCAACCGGTTTGGCTGGTCTTGTTGTTTATTGTGGCAATCCTAATTCTTACCGAACTCAAAAGCCATTTCATTACCATAACAAAGAAAGCTTCGGAAGAAGAATTTATTACGCTTGCAAAATTTATAACCTTCAGTGGAGTTATTCTTCCACTTCTTCCTGAAACAAATATTTCAGCACAAATACCTATTTCGCCCTATCATCTTTGGTTATCTATCGTTGTTGTTTCAGGTATATCCTATTGCAGTTATTTACTGAAGAAATTTGTTTTTCCTGATTCAGGAATAATGCTTACAGGCTTATTGGGAGGAATTTACAGCAGTACCGCGACAACAGTTATTCTGGCTCGAAAAGAAAAGCAAGGGTTAGCGGGATCTCAAACAGTCTCGGCCATTATGATTGCCAACGGAATGATGTATCTCCGCATTCTTTTCCTTGCCTTCATCTTTAATGGTCCTGTTGCTAAGCTCCTGACAATTCCTTTTCTGTCCATGTTTTTGGTAAGTTTTATTCTTTCAAAACTAAGTTCGAAAAAGAAATCGAATAGGCTTGCTGATCCTGACTCAGAAAATAACCTGGCATCGACTAAAAATCCATTGGAGTTTAAAACAGCTGCAATTTTCGGTATCCTATTTGTTGTTTTTGCTTTGATCACTGATTTCGTAATGAAGACCTATGGAAGCACCGGAATTACAAGTCTGGCCTACATGGTAGGTATAACCGATATTGATCCATTCTTATTGAACCTTCTTCAGCAAAAAGACGGAATTGGACAAATGACTGTTGTTCTGGCTATAATTAATGCTACGAACAGTAACAACCTGCTAAAAATGATTTATGCGATCTCTTTGGGGAGCATAAATATCAGAAGAAGCTTAATTGTAAATTTTTCGATTCTTATTGGCGCCGGAATGTTGATATCTATAATCTATTACATACTCTAG
- a CDS encoding creatininase family protein, translating into MKKLHLFVLCVLTSFIVNAQELPFRMEELTAPDYIKAVEKSSKTCILPIGVFEKHGPHLPLGTDLYTAREFAIRAAEKEYTVVFPWYYFSQINEAKHQPGTIAYSPELIWKVLQETLNELARNGFEKIIIVNGHGGNNAFLNFFGMAQLSERRNYSLYWFQPSDDLEVVKKAEELTQHDPYNQHAGNEESSVMKALEPEFVHLDRAGQQSGIDQDRLKNLPNVYTGIWWYAKFPNHYGGIGTKANAEAGELLINSTVTQLVKMIQAVKKDEMVPALQKQFFDESENPLKTKQ; encoded by the coding sequence ATGAAAAAACTACACCTGTTCGTTTTATGCGTCTTGACTTCATTTATCGTGAATGCACAAGAACTTCCTTTCAGAATGGAAGAATTAACGGCTCCGGATTACATCAAAGCTGTTGAAAAATCATCCAAAACATGTATCCTGCCTATTGGCGTTTTTGAAAAGCACGGACCACATCTTCCGTTGGGAACCGATCTTTATACTGCCCGCGAATTCGCCATTCGTGCAGCCGAAAAGGAATATACAGTTGTATTTCCATGGTACTATTTCAGCCAGATAAATGAGGCTAAACATCAGCCCGGAACCATTGCCTACAGCCCGGAACTGATTTGGAAAGTCCTTCAGGAAACATTGAATGAATTGGCCCGAAATGGCTTCGAAAAAATAATCATCGTAAACGGACATGGTGGGAACAACGCTTTCCTGAATTTCTTCGGAATGGCCCAATTATCAGAACGACGCAATTATAGCTTATATTGGTTTCAGCCAAGTGACGATCTTGAAGTTGTGAAAAAAGCTGAAGAACTGACACAGCACGACCCATATAATCAACATGCCGGCAACGAAGAATCTTCGGTAATGAAAGCTTTAGAACCTGAGTTTGTTCATTTGGACCGTGCCGGACAACAATCCGGAATTGATCAGGACCGGCTGAAGAATCTCCCGAATGTATATACCGGAATATGGTGGTATGCTAAATTTCCGAACCATTATGGGGGCATTGGCACAAAAGCAAACGCAGAAGCTGGCGAATTGCTGATTAACTCGACAGTTACCCAATTGGTAAAAATGATTCAGGCAGTTAAAAAGGATGAAATGGTCCCTGCACTTCAAAAACAGTTCTTCGACGAATCGGAAAATCCGTTGAAAACCAAGCAATAG
- the ychF gene encoding redox-regulated ATPase YchF, whose translation MALQCGIVGLPNVGKSTLFNCLSNAKAQSANFPFCTIEPNLGVITVPDERLNVLAGLVHPERIVPTTVEIVDIAGLVRGASKGEGLGNKFLGNIRETDAIIHVLRCFENENITHVDNTIDPVRDKETIDIELQLKDLETVDSRIAKVEKQAKTGNDPEAKRMLKLLLMYRDALNEGKSARTVEIDEADQKLAKDFQLLTNKPILYVCNVDEAAVISGNKYVDAVKEAIKNEKAEMLMIAAATEADIAELESYDERQMFLEDLGLDESGVNKLIKSAYRQLQLETYFTVGVKEVRAWTYKRGFKAPQAAGVIHTDFEKGFIRAEVIKYNDFITLGSEQACKEAGKMGVEGKEYVVQDGDIMHFRFNV comes from the coding sequence ATGGCTTTACAGTGTGGGATAGTAGGACTACCAAATGTCGGAAAATCGACTCTTTTTAATTGTTTGTCGAACGCGAAGGCGCAATCTGCAAACTTCCCGTTTTGCACCATTGAACCCAATCTGGGAGTAATTACTGTTCCCGACGAGCGATTAAATGTTTTGGCTGGTCTGGTTCATCCGGAACGCATTGTGCCTACAACGGTTGAGATTGTTGACATTGCCGGTCTGGTTCGTGGAGCCAGCAAGGGCGAAGGTCTTGGGAACAAATTTTTGGGCAATATTCGGGAAACTGATGCCATTATTCATGTGTTGCGCTGTTTCGAAAACGAAAATATTACTCATGTTGATAATACAATTGATCCTGTGAGGGACAAGGAGACAATCGACATTGAGTTGCAGTTGAAAGATTTGGAAACTGTTGATAGCCGTATTGCTAAAGTTGAAAAACAGGCAAAAACAGGTAACGATCCGGAGGCTAAGCGAATGTTGAAATTATTGTTAATGTATCGTGATGCTCTGAATGAAGGAAAATCGGCCCGAACTGTTGAAATTGATGAAGCTGACCAAAAATTGGCTAAGGATTTCCAGTTACTTACCAACAAACCAATTCTTTATGTGTGTAATGTTGATGAAGCTGCTGTAATTTCAGGAAACAAATATGTTGATGCGGTTAAAGAGGCCATCAAAAACGAAAAAGCAGAAATGTTGATGATTGCTGCAGCTACAGAAGCCGACATCGCTGAATTGGAAAGTTATGACGAACGTCAGATGTTTTTGGAAGATCTTGGGTTAGACGAATCGGGTGTTAATAAGTTGATTAAGAGTGCATACCGGCAATTGCAGCTCGAAACTTATTTCACAGTTGGAGTGAAAGAAGTAAGAGCATGGACATACAAACGTGGATTTAAAGCACCTCAGGCCGCAGGAGTCATTCATACCGATTTTGAAAAAGGATTTATTCGTGCTGAAGTAATAAAATACAACGATTTTATTACTTTGGGATCGGAACAAGCTTGCAAGGAAGCTGGAAAAATGGGCGTTGAAGGGAAAGAATATGTGGTTCAGGATGGCGATATTATGCATTTCAGATTTAACGTATAG
- a CDS encoding TlpA disulfide reductase family protein produces MRNALLIALLLGIISCTPKPSYEVKVKLASAEGKAYLSQRVKGDWVKLDSVDLVSGEGVFKGVVKNPEIYYLGLSSKKEKLPFFIDNALISIDGSADSLMNAKVTGSKVQDELQALQDKLDVLDKQGNDFYKLSKEASKNGEKVKADSLMTLADKASTEFDDMQKDYIKANPASYVSPYLLGRVYYDMEADVLDGFLSGLDAKLDSVPTVLSLKDRVAKLKLVAVGQIAPDFTMNDATGNPVKLSDIYSKNEYTLVDFWASWCGPCRRENPNVVSTFNSYKAKGFGVFGVSLDADKTKWEKAIADDQLTWPHVSDLKGWKNEAAALYSVNSIPSNLLVDKTGKIIGRNLREEKLREKIAELLK; encoded by the coding sequence ATGAGAAATGCTTTGCTGATTGCTTTACTATTAGGAATTATTTCCTGTACTCCAAAACCTTCCTATGAAGTAAAAGTAAAACTTGCTTCGGCCGAAGGGAAAGCTTACCTGAGCCAACGCGTAAAAGGAGATTGGGTAAAACTTGATTCTGTCGATTTAGTTTCCGGAGAAGGTGTTTTTAAAGGAGTTGTTAAAAATCCAGAAATCTATTATCTGGGTTTGAGTTCAAAGAAAGAGAAACTGCCTTTTTTTATTGACAATGCTTTGATTTCGATTGACGGTTCCGCCGATTCGTTGATGAATGCAAAAGTGACTGGTTCAAAAGTTCAGGATGAACTTCAGGCTCTTCAGGATAAATTGGATGTGCTCGACAAACAAGGGAATGATTTCTATAAACTTTCTAAAGAAGCATCTAAAAATGGGGAAAAGGTTAAAGCTGATAGTTTAATGACTTTAGCAGATAAAGCTTCAACTGAATTTGATGATATGCAAAAGGATTACATCAAAGCTAATCCGGCATCGTATGTTTCGCCCTATTTGTTGGGACGCGTATATTACGACATGGAAGCAGATGTTTTGGACGGTTTTTTATCTGGCTTGGATGCCAAACTTGATTCTGTCCCGACAGTTCTTTCATTAAAAGACCGTGTTGCCAAGCTTAAATTGGTTGCGGTTGGACAAATTGCCCCGGATTTTACGATGAACGATGCCACTGGAAATCCTGTAAAACTGAGCGATATTTATTCGAAGAATGAATATACTCTGGTTGATTTCTGGGCATCGTGGTGTGGCCCTTGCCGGCGCGAAAACCCCAATGTAGTTAGTACTTTTAATAGTTACAAGGCTAAAGGATTTGGTGTTTTCGGCGTATCGTTGGATGCCGATAAAACTAAATGGGAAAAAGCTATTGCTGACGATCAACTTACCTGGCCCCATGTTTCGGATTTAAAAGGATGGAAAAACGAAGCCGCCGCTTTGTATTCGGTAAACTCAATACCTTCAAATTTATTGGTCGATAAAACCGGTAAAATTATCGGCCGGAACCTTCGGGAAGAAAAACTTCGGGAAAAAATTGCGGAACTTTTGAAATAG
- a CDS encoding NUDIX hydrolase, producing the protein MILNSISVDCVIFGFDKSGLKVLLNQIDREALQNALPKQASSDQIKQIYEKHPVLTQDNYWSLFGEHVPEQQDLDEFAKDLLFQATGLNDVYLQQINAFGSLDRVPYTRVITIGYYALINPDYYSLRQSNLAKSLQWFNLNELPTLCFDHEIIIQQALNKLRQEVMYHPVGFHLLSEKFTLTEIQSLYEVILNKKMDTRNFRKKLAKMELLIDSGEKQQNVAHRAAKLYQFDIQVYEKLKMEGLNFRIE; encoded by the coding sequence ATGATACTAAATTCAATTTCTGTAGATTGTGTAATTTTTGGGTTCGACAAATCCGGATTAAAAGTTTTACTCAATCAGATTGACAGAGAAGCCCTGCAAAATGCGTTACCTAAACAGGCAAGCTCCGATCAGATCAAACAAATTTATGAAAAGCACCCTGTTTTAACCCAAGATAACTATTGGAGTCTATTTGGCGAGCACGTACCCGAGCAACAGGACCTGGATGAGTTTGCCAAAGATCTGTTGTTTCAGGCCACTGGGCTAAACGATGTTTATCTTCAACAGATTAATGCCTTTGGGTCGCTAGACAGGGTTCCATATACCCGTGTAATTACCATCGGGTATTACGCCTTAATTAACCCCGATTACTACAGCTTACGACAATCAAATCTGGCAAAGTCGTTGCAGTGGTTCAACCTGAATGAATTACCTACACTTTGTTTCGACCACGAAATAATTATTCAACAGGCACTTAATAAATTGAGACAAGAAGTGATGTACCATCCGGTAGGATTCCATCTTTTATCCGAAAAATTTACGCTCACCGAAATACAATCGCTCTACGAAGTTATCCTGAATAAAAAGATGGATACCCGAAATTTCAGGAAGAAATTGGCCAAAATGGAATTATTAATTGACTCTGGAGAGAAACAGCAGAATGTTGCTCATCGCGCGGCCAAATTATACCAATTCGACATTCAGGTTTACGAAAAGCTGAAAATGGAAGGATTAAACTTCAGGATTGAATAA